CCGAGCAGAAGCTCGTCCAGCTGCTCGCTGATACACCCGTACAAATCTTCCCGTACTCCCGCCTGTCACGCACTGACTTAAACACGCGCATCATTACGCATACCGATCAGGAAGTGGAAGAGATGGCAGACAGCATTCAGGCAATGGGCATCCTGCAAAACCTGATCGGTGCAGAACTGCCGGACGGTACGATCGGCATTGTCGGCGGGGAGGGGCGCCGTAGAGGCACAGGCATTCTGGTGATGCGCGGTGTACTCGATGCAGACACGCCGTTTGTTCCGGTGAAAGTCCTGCCCGTGGAGATGGCAGTGGCGGCCTCGATGATTGAGAACGGCAGACGTAAAAACATGCATCCCGCCGAGCAGATAATCGGTTTTCGCACACTTGAGCAGGAAGGTAAAACGGCCTCTCAAATCGGCGCACTGATGGGCTACCACCCGCGCCACGTTCAGCGCTGCCTGAAGCTGGCAAATCTAGCCCCCTCCCTGCTGGATGCGCTGGCGCGGGATGAAATATCTCTTGAACAGTGTGAAGTCCTCACCCTTGCTGACACCCATGAGCGTCAGGAGCAGGTCTGGAAAGAGGCTGTTGAAAAATGGCGAGATCCTGCTGTACAGACCCTGCGCAAAATGGTGACCGACGACAAAATGGCCATCAGTCACCCTATGTTTGCGTATGTAGGCGAGGAAGCCTATACCGCTGCTGGCGGTATGCTAACCGCCGATCTGTTCAGTGACAGGGACAGCACCTTTGCCGACGCTTCACTGGTGAAATCCCTGTTGGCTGGCAAGCTCACCGTGCTCGCCGCCCGTCTTAAGCAGGAGCAGGGCTGGGGCTGGGCTGAGTTCCGTATGACGGAACTTTGCGGCAGCGGCGATGACAGTGAACAGTACCGTTTTGCCATGCCGGAGGCGGTGCTGACGGAAGAAGAACAGAGGCGCGTCAATGAACTTGAAGAGAAAATGGAAGCGACTGAAACCCACGAGGATGAATATGAGCTTCAGCAGGAGATCGATGACATATACTGCGAGGCGACTTACCGCGAAGCCACGCCGGAATTTCGCGCCGCGCACGGTATCTGGGTGTCATGGGATGGAGACAATTTTCAGGTTCAGCCTGGTATACGCAAGCTGACCGACGAAGACAGGGCCGCACAAGAACAGGCACGTCAGGAACGTGAAAGTAATGTGATCACATACACCACGCCTGAAATTCCCGCTGACGCCTATCCGGCAACGCTGGTTAAGGCCATGTCTGCGGAGCGCACTCTCGCCGTTCAGGCGGAACTGGCGGGTCGGCCCGATGTATCGGTGGCGCTCCTTACGTGGACGCTGTGTCTTGCGCTCTTTGACCGCACTCACGGCAAGCGCAATGAACCGCTGAAAGCCTATGTGTCCTCTAATCAGTACCACCTTGCATCACTGGCTCCCTCCGGTGAAGAAGGGAAGGCGCTGACGGCGCTTCAAGAGCAGAAAAAGGCGCTTCAGGCCACACTGCCCGAAGACTGGCATCTTGATTTCACCTGGCTGATGTCATGGTCAGCAGAGCAGGTGAACACCCTGCTGGGATTCTGTGCTGCGCACGGTATCAACGGTATTCAGGAACGCCTGTATAACCGCACGGACACCAGTGAGTTGGACGGGCTGGAAGCGGCGCTGGACTTTAACCTGCGCAAATGGTGGCAGCCTGATGCAGAGAGCTATTTCGGGAAGCTCACGATTACCCAGATTGGCAGGGCATATGAAGAAGCCGGACTGAACGCCCGTGCGGGTGAGGTTGTGAAGCTCAAGCGCCGCGATGCGGCGAAGGCCGCCGAACAGGATCTAAATGCTCAAGGCTGGCTGCCTGACTGGATGGTGCGCCCTGCGCCAGCCTCTCAGGCTGAAGAAACCACTGAAACCGACGCTGACACCACTGACCACGCTGCTTAATACGGGAGGCCGCCGCCTTCGGGCGGCGGGAACAGACATGACCATGCAATATGACCTGAACCGAATCAACACGCTGACCGCCTCCGACCTGGAGTCTATCCGTCAGCAGGGTGAGGGCGCGCGCCGCGCCCTCAGCGATGCCGTGACCAGCCTCCTGTCGTCACCTGAAGGATGGCGCGTCTGCGCTGAATACCGCAGCGAGTTTGGTGGTTTCTTCCCCGTACAGTGCCGCTTCAGCGCGGACGGCAGTGATGACTGGCATCTGTGCGTATGCAGCCCCGGCGAAGTCTCGCCGTACTGGCTTCTGGTGCTGCTCTCATCCGGCGGTGAAGTGGTGCGTACCCTTTATCAGAGCGACACGCTCCTGCCTGACCGGATAAGTCAACTGATCGCGCAGATGGCAGGCATGCGCCGCTTTAACTGCACTGCTCGCACCGTGGCAAACCTGATGAGCGGGGAGGTGACAGCATGATACCGTCCTCACACGCTCTCGTTTCCCTGAAGCCAGCCCGTCAGGCTGCAATACAGGCTATAAGCCATGTTGAATCTGCTCGCGAACGCGGCGCACGACTGCCCGCAATGCCGTATGTGCGTACCTTTCTGCGCCTTCTCGCGGGCAGCGGACGCCTCAACGCCACGGTGGCCAATAAAATACCTGGCCTGCACTGGGTGCCAAATAACCGTCATTCGAACCTGAAACAGGTCGAGGAGGCGCTTAACACGATGATCGCCACCTGTGGTGAAGCCTGCCCGTTGCCGCTCACGATTGACGTCCAGGCTGAACTGTTTCCTGAAGTCATGCACACCCGCACAGGTCGACGACTGCACAGGTCCGGCATTAAGACCACGCGCCAGCTGCGCCGCCAGTCTCGTGAATATGAACAGCGCTGGAAACTGCGCCAGAACCTGCTGGAGCAGGCAAAAATCGACCTGAATTTTCAGTCGCCGGAAACCGTCTGCTCCTGGTACACCCGGTGGAGCGACGAGTTTGACGCGGCTGAGCTTGCCACAATGTTCTGGCGCTGGCAGTCGCGGTTCGCGTCGCTGAAAGAACTTGACTGGCTTAGCATGAGCGGCGAGCCGCTGTATGCCGTCATGTACGAAATACCGTTTATCGTCCGGGAGACGCCAGAACATCTCCGTACCGCTGAGCGCTGGCAGGTACCGAATAAACTGAAGTATCAGCAGGAGGCAGAGTGAGAAACAACCCCTGTAAAACGGAGCTGAAGGTCGCACGCAGCCAGCGTAATAAGCTCCGTACCATGTCGGCAAAGCTGAAAGAGATGTGTTGCGAGTGGGACGGACTGAGTGGGTGGCTGGAAACCGAAAGCGAGCAGCTTGCTGAGAGTATAGACAAGCACCTTGAGGCGCTCGAAGACCAGATCCGGGAGTGGTCCGAAGGTACGGATAACCGGGAGGGATATTGAGCATAATCAGCCGCAGGTTCGATAAAAAAGAAACAGGAACCGTGTTCCGGCATGCTGAAAGCGGGAAGATCCTGTACCGTCTCGATGCCCGGCTGGAGCGGGATGACTGGGAAATGTTGCAGGCGTTGATCAGCTTTGTCTATAACGCTGGCGTGGCCGCCGGAAGCGAACAGCGAGCTGCTGATATACGTGAGGCTCTGGGATTTAAGGGACTGAATGACACGGAAAAAAGATGAGGATTTATACAGTCTTCGGACTGTTATTCCTGGGCAGATGATCGACAACGGGATATAATGGCAATGGCGCTTGAGGCTTTTTGTCTCATGACGTTTGGTTGGTTTGTTAGGTGTTGTGAGGCAGAAAGCAGAAAGCCCCGAAGTTAATTCTCATTAACCACGAGGCTTAATCTGTATGCCTAGACAACATCAGATTAGCCGCTTACCTGCCGAAAGGCAAGGAGAAGTAAGCTATGAAACTGCCAAGAAGTACCCTGCTCTGGTGCGTGTTAATAGTGTGTCTCACACTGCTAATATTCACTTACCTGACCCGTAAATCGCTCTGCGAAATACGGTACAGGGATACGAACAGGGAGGTGGCGGCTTTTATGGCCTACGAATCCGGTAAGTAAGCTACCTGAAGGCGGGGGAAACCCCGCCTTTTCAGGGCTTCTGGTGTCGTTCGGTCAGACCACAAGCGCCTTTATGAAGGGGTTGTCAGCCCGCTGGCAGCCCCTTTTTCCCCTTCTGTGCGACCGCAAGTATGAACTATGGAAGGGTAGTACCCCTCCGGGGTACGGGGCAGGGCGGCAGCGCCCGCTCTCTTCCCTTCACGTGTTACATATGTATTACATGTTAATGCTAATGTACGCATCCATTAGCATTAAATTGTGAAGATTATTTTTCCCTGTTCCTTGCTGCACGAATGCCTTCCTGATAATTCTTTTTCACACTTTCGATATCACTGAGTGTGGAGGCCAGGCAGGAATGTGCGGCAAGACGGTAGCGGGCGGCAATTTCATCGAGTATGGCAGGGGTGTTGTCACTGCTGCGGTGCTGGCGACCTTTCTGGCCAAAGATGGCGACTATCATATCCTGACTTCCGGATCTGCCGAACAGGCGTGTACAGAGGCGCTTTACAATCAGCGGCGTTAAATCGAGATCTATGCTGTCAGCTATTTCAAAAATAAAACACAGCATCCGATAGGTTTTATAGCGTTTAACTGCAGCACTAAGACGTGCAGCACGTTGAGGAAATTCCCACGAATCATCGGAATAAAGCTGCAGCTCTGCCTGGTAATCTCTGGCCAGATGTTCGAGGGTGTACTTAAAGTTGCGGAAAAAATAAGCGCGGGACTGTTCAGTCTGGGATTCCTCAGACATTTTATGCACCGTATATTAATGCTAATGGATGCGTACATTAGCATTAATAATTAAAGTATTCAAACCTTCCTCGCCTCGCCGAAGATCTAAATGCGGAAGTGATGGCACAGCTCACTCATGGCCATAACCTGAAAAAAGGGCAGGGCGATGGCCCCCTTCGGCTCCCGGCCAGCGTTGCCGTCCGGTCGTCGAGCCCCACTCCGCCAGGGCAGCCGCTGCGCAGCCGCCAGGCTCCGCCGAACCCCTTCGGGTTTCGGGCCATACGGCTAGGGTCTGATGGCTGAGGTCAAGGGCTGCGGCTTCTCCGGCCGTGCCGTCCGGAACGCCTTCACCGCGCCGGCTGAAGCCGTCGCTTTAATGGCGCCACGCCGTTCCGACGTGTCGGGTGTGTGCATCCTGTTCGCCCGGTGAGGCCATCCCCCGTGTGTCCTCACGCGGAGGGCTGGTCGTAGCACCGTCGGGTCGTCATCCAAGGGGTGAAATGAACTCCGCCAAAACTTTTTGCGAGGGTCCGCAAAAACTTTTGTCTGCGCCCCTTTCCTTCCTCCCTTCGCCGTTGCTCCTTTGCCCTTTGCCGCGAGAGAACTCACCAGGGAGATGGACAACCATCACCACAGGAGAAAACCAGGATGCACACACGAAACGTCAACATCAAAACCGCCGCTCAAGAATCTTCCAGGAAGATAGGGGGAAAAACCGTGTCGTACACGATCCTCGTCGCAGAGCAGAAAAAAAACTCAGCGGAGGAAGCGGACGTTCTGGAGTTCAGTAGCCTTGCTGAGCTGAAAAAGCTTCGCAGACTCTGCCCGGAAACAATGAGCTGTAGTTATTTCTACGCACTCAGCAGCGGCGTGGATAAACAGTTCCGTCATATCCACGTTCTCGAAGCGAACCACTTTAAACAGTTTGCACGACTGATCGAGCGCACAGGTATCAACATTTAAATCCGGTTTCACCCCGTGCGGCAGCCGCCGCACGGAACCTAATCAAACAGGAGCCAGAAAAATGAACGTTAACACACCGACCGCAAAAGCCCGTTCCGGGAATGAGCGCATGTCAGGCTCTGAGCCTAAAACAGCATCTCTCATTGCGATTTATGGCAATGAGGCGAGCTATGCATGGAACGTTCTGGAGGATTTGAAGGCTGCAGGTGCTTCTTATACCCGTAGAAACATTATCGCCGATATGTTCCGCCGTCTGGGCGTTCAGTGATCTGATTGGCGATGTGATCACCTGTTTCTGTCTCGATGCGCCGCTGAATTCAGCGCATTAAAAAAGCAGGGTTGCCCCTGCTTTCTCAACGCCGGGTAGCCGCTGGAACGGTGAACCGGCAATCACAACCAAAGTAAGGAGATTGATCGTGAAATTTGACCCGCAAACTGTAGAACAGGCCGAGGCATTTGTAAATGCCCTCCGTGCCGGAAAACGCGCTCACATGCCTGCGCTGCGCTTCGGACAGTGGCAGCAATTTATGACCACCGTTTACGCTGGTTTGGGTCTGGCTTAACAGGAGACGGCCGCCTGCGGGCGGCCGGTAAGGAGAAACTATGTCACAACTGAGTTTTGAATCCCTGTTCCTGGAAGACAAGGCCGAACCGCCGCCGCGGGCTTCCGCACCTGCCCGGATGCTGTCGCCAGTTGAGGCGCGTAAACAGTTCGCCAGTGTGTTCCGTCAGACTGCGAAAAATCTGCGCCGTTCCGAAGTGTTCTGCGACTTTATCACCCTGGCTGCCAGCGAGCTGGATATGGCGCGTATACGTTCGCCGGAGAACATCGAAAACAGCCGTCGCATCTGCGGGCGGTATCAGCCGGACGATTTAGAAGCCATGAAGCAGCTGTTCTGCCTGTTAGTGGAGGGGCTGGCAGGTGATAT
Above is a window of Citrobacter amalonaticus DNA encoding:
- a CDS encoding plasmid SOS inhibition protein A, which codes for MIPSSHALVSLKPARQAAIQAISHVESARERGARLPAMPYVRTFLRLLAGSGRLNATVANKIPGLHWVPNNRHSNLKQVEEALNTMIATCGEACPLPLTIDVQAELFPEVMHTRTGRRLHRSGIKTTRQLRRQSREYEQRWKLRQNLLEQAKIDLNFQSPETVCSWYTRWSDEFDAAELATMFWRWQSRFASLKELDWLSMSGEPLYAVMYEIPFIVRETPEHLRTAERWQVPNKLKYQQEAE
- the psiB gene encoding conjugation system SOS inhibitor PsiB, whose product is MTMQYDLNRINTLTASDLESIRQQGEGARRALSDAVTSLLSSPEGWRVCAEYRSEFGGFFPVQCRFSADGSDDWHLCVCSPGEVSPYWLLVLLSSGGEVVRTLYQSDTLLPDRISQLIAQMAGMRRFNCTARTVANLMSGEVTA
- a CDS encoding cytoplasmic protein gives rise to the protein MSEESQTEQSRAYFFRNFKYTLEHLARDYQAELQLYSDDSWEFPQRAARLSAAVKRYKTYRMLCFIFEIADSIDLDLTPLIVKRLCTRLFGRSGSQDMIVAIFGQKGRQHRSSDNTPAILDEIAARYRLAAHSCLASTLSDIESVKKNYQEGIRAARNREK
- a CDS encoding ParB/RepB/Spo0J family partition protein; translated protein: MVATNTTAKKTAKTTRQTKSAEKIAQSTEQKLVQLLADTPVQIFPYSRLSRTDLNTRIITHTDQEVEEMADSIQAMGILQNLIGAELPDGTIGIVGGEGRRRGTGILVMRGVLDADTPFVPVKVLPVEMAVAASMIENGRRKNMHPAEQIIGFRTLEQEGKTASQIGALMGYHPRHVQRCLKLANLAPSLLDALARDEISLEQCEVLTLADTHERQEQVWKEAVEKWRDPAVQTLRKMVTDDKMAISHPMFAYVGEEAYTAAGGMLTADLFSDRDSTFADASLVKSLLAGKLTVLAARLKQEQGWGWAEFRMTELCGSGDDSEQYRFAMPEAVLTEEEQRRVNELEEKMEATETHEDEYELQQEIDDIYCEATYREATPEFRAAHGIWVSWDGDNFQVQPGIRKLTDEDRAAQEQARQERESNVITYTTPEIPADAYPATLVKAMSAERTLAVQAELAGRPDVSVALLTWTLCLALFDRTHGKRNEPLKAYVSSNQYHLASLAPSGEEGKALTALQEQKKALQATLPEDWHLDFTWLMSWSAEQVNTLLGFCAAHGINGIQERLYNRTDTSELDGLEAALDFNLRKWWQPDAESYFGKLTITQIGRAYEEAGLNARAGEVVKLKRRDAAKAAEQDLNAQGWLPDWMVRPAPASQAEETTETDADTTDHAA
- a CDS encoding DUF5431 family protein, coding for MPRQHQISRLPAERQGEVSYETAKKYPALVRVNSVSHTANIHLPDP
- a CDS encoding type I toxin-antitoxin system Hok family toxin, which translates into the protein MLIVCLTLLIFTYLTRKSLCEIRYRDTNREVAAFMAYESGK